The sequence GGTTTTCAAATACTTCTTCCAGATTGTCAGAAGTTGTGGCAAACTCATTGAGCTTTGCAAGCAATTCTGTTTTCAACTCGTCATTGATTTGATTTGCTCGCTTAGACATGATTACCAATGATTTATAAAAATTACCGGTTTTTTCATGAATAACATCCATATTGCGCGTTTCGGCAAATGGACTGATAGAGAATTCATTATTTTTCTTAAGCATGGTATTAGTTATTTACAAGTTCTGAATTTTCAATTTCTTTCAATATTGATTGTTGCACTTCCCTGGCATCTGCTAACAGAGGGCTTTTGGGGTAATCCTTTTCGAAGTTTTCAAATGCATCCAGGGCAATTTTATACCGC is a genomic window of Chitinophagales bacterium containing:
- a CDS encoding DNA-directed RNA polymerase subunit omega, coding for MLKKNNEFSISPFAETRNMDVIHEKTGNFYKSLVIMSKRANQINDELKTELLAKLNEFATTSDNLEEVFENREQIEISKYYEKLPNSAVMALDEFLNDEIYYREKGEELK